A window of Streptomyces armeniacus contains these coding sequences:
- a CDS encoding dihydrofolate reductase family protein codes for MRKLSYYIALTIDGFIAAPDGTADFYPIGEDMTQYLATEYPETLPTHIRRMLGFDDAENRHFDTVLMGSDTYELAVQEGNTSPYGHLRQYAFSHSRTEAPDPAVEIVASDALDRVRELKAEEGGLDIYLCGGGALAGTLLPEIDEMVTKVYPIVAGSGIPMFVADWDGPLRFELADSRTFSNGAAVLTYERVRD; via the coding sequence ATGCGCAAGCTGAGCTACTACATCGCGCTGACCATCGACGGGTTCATCGCCGCCCCGGACGGCACGGCCGACTTCTATCCCATCGGCGAGGACATGACGCAGTACCTCGCCACGGAGTACCCGGAGACGCTGCCCACGCACATCCGCCGCATGCTCGGCTTCGACGACGCCGAGAACCGGCACTTCGACACCGTCCTGATGGGCAGCGACACCTACGAACTCGCCGTCCAGGAGGGCAACACCAGCCCGTACGGGCATCTGCGCCAGTACGCCTTCTCCCACAGCCGCACCGAGGCCCCCGACCCGGCGGTGGAGATCGTCGCGTCCGACGCGCTGGACAGGGTGCGGGAGCTGAAGGCCGAGGAGGGCGGCCTGGACATCTACCTCTGCGGCGGCGGGGCGCTGGCGGGCACGCTGCTGCCCGAGATCGACGAAATGGTGACGAAGGTCTACCCGATCGTGGCGGGTTCGGGCATCCCCATGTTCGTCGCGGACTGGGACGGGCCGCTCCGCTTCGAGCTGGCGGACAGCCGTACGTTCAGCAACGGCGCGGCGGTCCTCACGTACGAGCGCGTCAGGGACTGA
- a CDS encoding 3-hydroxybutyryl-CoA dehydrogenase → MTDIQRVGVVGCGQMGAGIAEVCARAGLDVKVAETTGEALELGRTRLVNSLDKAAARGKLTEEERDGALDRLTFTTDLGEFADRDLVIEAVVENEQVKTEIFQVLDQVVTRADAILASNTSSIPLVKLAVATSRPDQVIGIHFFNPAPVQQLVELIPALTTGDETVKRAEAVVGGILGKHAIRAQDRSGFVVNALLIPYLLSAIRMFESGIASREDIDNGMELGCAHPMGPLKLTDLIGLDTVASVADSMYAEFKEPLYAAPPLLQRMVDAGRLGRKAGAGFYAYE, encoded by the coding sequence GTGACCGACATCCAACGCGTCGGAGTGGTCGGCTGCGGCCAGATGGGGGCCGGCATCGCCGAGGTGTGCGCGCGGGCCGGACTCGACGTCAAGGTCGCCGAGACCACGGGCGAGGCGCTCGAGCTGGGCCGTACGCGACTGGTCAACTCCCTGGACAAGGCCGCCGCGCGGGGCAAGCTCACCGAGGAGGAGCGCGACGGCGCGCTCGACCGGCTCACCTTCACCACCGATCTCGGGGAGTTCGCCGACCGCGACCTCGTGATAGAGGCGGTCGTGGAGAACGAGCAGGTCAAGACGGAGATCTTCCAGGTACTCGACCAGGTGGTGACCCGCGCGGACGCCATCCTCGCCTCGAACACCTCCTCCATCCCGCTGGTCAAGCTGGCGGTGGCCACCTCCCGGCCCGACCAGGTCATCGGCATCCACTTCTTCAACCCGGCACCGGTGCAGCAGCTCGTCGAGCTGATCCCCGCGCTGACCACCGGCGACGAGACAGTCAAGCGCGCCGAGGCGGTCGTGGGCGGCATCCTCGGCAAGCACGCCATCCGCGCGCAGGACCGCTCCGGCTTCGTCGTCAACGCGCTGCTGATCCCGTATCTCCTGTCCGCCATCCGCATGTTCGAGTCGGGCATCGCGAGCCGCGAGGACATCGACAACGGCATGGAGCTGGGCTGCGCCCACCCGATGGGGCCGCTCAAGCTCACCGACCTGATCGGGCTGGACACGGTGGCCTCGGTCGCCGACTCGATGTACGCCGAGTTCAAAGAACCGCTGTACGCCGCTCCCCCGCTGCTCCAGCGGATGGTGGACGCGGGGCGGCTGGGCCGCAAGGCGGGCGCCGGCTTCTACGCGTACGAGTAG
- a CDS encoding ArsR/SmtB family transcription factor translates to MLRVHFHAEDLARTKIAERPDPLWEIVLSLHQLRANRRDPALAPWRRHAARHGPGPLGMLLPLVPERGYFPDFLTPSASTAGLGHGLEAVLSTPRRRIRTELTKLAAGNAVPTWTRTLAEGEPAALRRLAGALRAYHDAALAPAWPWISARVEADRSLRTHTQWRAGADAMLRTLGPPFRWQPPVLEAAYPVDRDLRLDGRGLLLVPSYFCRRTPVVLEDTTLAPVLVYPVETVRSVPNEDRCGTAVLVPQRREHLDQLLGRTRAGVLDALFEDCTTTELARRAGLAVSSASEHATVLRQAGLVSTVRIRNSVRHTLTPLGLALLGGAQGSVRDAA, encoded by the coding sequence GTGCTGCGTGTGCATTTCCACGCCGAGGACCTGGCCCGCACGAAGATCGCCGAACGGCCCGACCCGCTCTGGGAGATCGTGCTGAGCCTGCACCAACTACGCGCCAATCGGCGGGATCCCGCCCTCGCACCCTGGCGCCGGCACGCCGCCCGGCACGGCCCGGGTCCGCTGGGCATGCTGCTGCCGCTGGTACCGGAGCGCGGCTACTTCCCGGACTTCCTCACCCCGTCCGCGAGCACCGCCGGGCTCGGCCACGGGCTGGAGGCGGTGCTGAGCACGCCCCGCCGTCGCATCCGTACGGAACTCACCAAGCTGGCCGCCGGGAACGCCGTCCCGACCTGGACCCGTACGCTCGCCGAAGGCGAACCCGCCGCGCTGCGCCGCCTCGCGGGCGCGCTGCGCGCCTACCACGACGCCGCGCTGGCACCCGCCTGGCCGTGGATCAGCGCACGGGTGGAGGCCGACCGCTCCCTGCGTACGCACACGCAGTGGCGCGCCGGAGCGGACGCGATGCTGCGTACGCTCGGGCCGCCGTTCCGCTGGCAGCCGCCGGTCCTGGAGGCCGCCTACCCGGTCGACCGCGATCTCCGCCTGGACGGGCGCGGGCTGCTGCTCGTGCCGTCGTACTTCTGCCGCCGTACGCCCGTGGTGCTCGAGGACACCACCCTGGCGCCCGTCCTGGTGTACCCGGTCGAGACGGTCCGGTCCGTCCCGAACGAGGACCGCTGCGGCACGGCGGTGCTCGTGCCGCAGCGCCGCGAGCATCTCGACCAGCTGCTGGGACGGACCCGGGCCGGCGTCCTCGACGCGCTCTTCGAGGACTGCACCACCACCGAACTGGCGCGCCGGGCGGGCCTCGCGGTCTCCTCCGCGAGCGAGCACGCGACGGTGCTCCGGCAGGCAGGGCTGGTCTCGACCGTCCGGATCCGCAACTCCGTACGCCACACCCTCACGCCGCTGGGGCTCGCCCTGCTCGGCGGTGCGCAGGGAAGCGTGCGGGACGCGGCGTAG
- a CDS encoding RNA polymerase sigma factor, producing the protein MAVTAGSTAETVETVFRIESARIIAGVARIVRDVSIAEELAQDALVAALERWPESGVPDRPGAWLMATAKHRAVDLVRRRETYARKLAEVGRALEDVPPPEETADFDDPDRIDDDLLRLIFTACHPVLSTQARTALTLRLLGGLTTDEIARAFLTSEPTVAQRIVRAKRTLAQAGVPFEVPYGTGRDERLASVLEVIYLIFNEGYSATAGDDLVRPALCEDALRLVRVLAGLMPGEPEVHGLAALLEFQSSRTAARTGPDGRPVLLADQNRARWNRMLILRGAEALRRAGTGPYSVQAAIAACHARAVRYEDTDWQSIAALYGRLAALTPSPVVELNRAVAVSMAEGPAAGLELVDALAGERALRDYHLLPSVRGDLLERLGRGAEARTEFERAASLTRNARERDLLRERAARAGAGGPSRTGA; encoded by the coding sequence GTGGCCGTGACGGCAGGAAGCACGGCCGAGACGGTCGAGACGGTGTTCAGGATCGAGTCCGCGCGGATCATCGCCGGTGTCGCCCGCATCGTGCGGGACGTGAGCATCGCCGAGGAGCTCGCGCAGGACGCGCTGGTCGCCGCGCTGGAGCGGTGGCCGGAGTCGGGTGTCCCGGACCGGCCGGGCGCCTGGCTCATGGCCACCGCCAAGCACCGCGCGGTCGACCTCGTACGCCGCAGGGAGACGTACGCCCGCAAGCTCGCGGAGGTCGGGCGGGCGCTGGAGGACGTGCCGCCGCCCGAGGAGACGGCGGACTTCGACGACCCGGACCGCATCGACGACGACCTGCTGCGGCTGATCTTCACCGCCTGCCACCCGGTGCTGTCGACGCAGGCCCGCACGGCGCTGACGCTGCGCCTGCTGGGCGGGCTGACGACGGACGAGATCGCCCGCGCGTTCCTGACGTCCGAGCCGACGGTCGCGCAGCGCATCGTCCGCGCGAAGCGGACGCTGGCGCAGGCGGGCGTCCCGTTCGAGGTCCCGTACGGCACCGGGCGGGACGAGCGGCTGGCGTCGGTCCTGGAGGTCATCTACCTGATCTTCAACGAGGGTTACTCCGCCACCGCCGGCGACGATCTCGTACGCCCCGCCCTGTGCGAGGACGCGCTGCGGCTCGTACGGGTGCTGGCGGGGCTGATGCCCGGCGAGCCGGAGGTGCACGGGCTGGCGGCGCTGCTGGAGTTCCAGAGTTCCCGTACGGCGGCCCGTACCGGGCCCGACGGCCGGCCGGTGCTGCTCGCCGACCAGAACCGGGCCAGGTGGAACCGCATGCTCATCCTCCGCGGCGCCGAGGCCCTGCGCCGCGCGGGCACCGGGCCGTACTCCGTGCAGGCCGCCATCGCGGCGTGCCACGCGCGGGCGGTGCGCTACGAGGACACGGACTGGCAGTCGATCGCCGCGCTGTACGGGCGGCTGGCGGCGCTGACCCCGTCGCCGGTCGTGGAGCTGAACCGCGCGGTGGCCGTCTCCATGGCGGAGGGCCCGGCCGCGGGCCTGGAACTGGTGGACGCGCTGGCCGGCGAACGGGCCCTGCGCGACTACCACTTGCTGCCGAGCGTACGCGGCGACCTGCTCGAACGGCTGGGGCGCGGCGCGGAGGCCCGTACGGAGTTCGAGCGGGCGGCGTCCCTGACCCGCAACGCCCGCGAACGGGATCTGCTGCGGGAGCGGGCGGCCCGCGCCGGGGCCGGCGGCCCGTCCCGTACCGGGGCCTGA
- a CDS encoding glycoside hydrolase family 10 protein: MRRRAGAAGPAGAGTAGSAGERVGARLSRRGFTVAAAGALSGAVTSADTAAAATADARAAASAAGAHRPRPGAPPVRGPGHGPRRAVRGMWIATVDNRDWPSAPGLSPARQRAELRAHLDTAVRRGLNTVYFQARPTADALWPSPYEPWSQWLTGRQGAHPGWDPLGFAVREAHARGLELEAWFNPYRVALHDDPSRLAHGHPARRHPEWVVPYGGKLYYNPGLPEVRRFVQDAMLDAVRRYPLDGVHWDDYFYPYPVPGETFHDEAAYRRHGAGHADQAAWRRHNIDLLVTETAARIRRTARRPRFGISPFGVWRNKASDPAGSDTAAGVQTYDDLHADTLGWVRRGWIDYVVPQLYWNMGFADADYAGLVPWWAAAVRGTGVGLHIGEALYKAGDPAQGAPWQDPAELSRHLAYCKDFPEASGHVFFSAKEVSEDAVGAMDRVVADHYRGVPGSS; the protein is encoded by the coding sequence ATGAGGCGCAGGGCAGGGGCAGCGGGGCCGGCCGGAGCCGGTACGGCGGGGTCGGCCGGGGAGCGGGTGGGCGCGCGGCTCTCCCGCCGGGGCTTCACGGTCGCGGCCGCCGGGGCGCTGAGCGGCGCCGTCACCTCCGCGGACACGGCCGCGGCGGCGACCGCGGACGCCAGGGCCGCGGCGTCGGCCGCCGGCGCGCACCGTCCCCGGCCGGGCGCCCCGCCCGTACGGGGCCCGGGCCACGGCCCGCGCCGGGCCGTACGCGGCATGTGGATCGCCACGGTCGACAACCGGGACTGGCCCAGCGCCCCCGGCCTGAGCCCCGCGCGGCAGCGCGCCGAACTCCGCGCGCACCTGGACACGGCGGTACGCCGCGGGCTCAACACCGTGTACTTCCAGGCCCGTCCGACCGCCGACGCCCTGTGGCCGTCGCCGTACGAGCCCTGGTCCCAGTGGCTGACCGGCCGTCAGGGCGCGCACCCCGGCTGGGACCCGCTGGGCTTCGCCGTACGGGAGGCGCACGCGCGCGGCCTCGAACTGGAGGCGTGGTTCAACCCGTACCGCGTCGCCCTGCACGACGACCCTTCGCGGCTGGCGCACGGCCATCCGGCGCGGCGGCACCCGGAGTGGGTCGTGCCGTACGGCGGCAAGCTCTACTACAACCCCGGTCTGCCGGAGGTCCGCCGCTTCGTGCAGGACGCGATGCTGGACGCCGTACGCCGCTACCCCCTCGACGGCGTCCACTGGGACGACTACTTCTACCCGTATCCCGTACCCGGCGAGACCTTCCACGACGAGGCGGCGTACCGGCGGCACGGCGCCGGGCACGCGGACCAGGCCGCCTGGCGGCGGCACAACATCGACCTGCTGGTGACCGAGACCGCCGCCCGTATCCGCCGGACCGCGCGGCGCCCGCGCTTCGGCATCAGCCCGTTCGGCGTGTGGCGCAACAAGGCGAGCGACCCGGCCGGCTCCGACACCGCGGCCGGCGTGCAGACGTACGACGACCTGCACGCCGACACCCTCGGCTGGGTCCGGCGCGGCTGGATCGACTACGTCGTCCCGCAGCTGTACTGGAACATGGGGTTCGCCGACGCCGACTACGCCGGCCTCGTGCCGTGGTGGGCGGCGGCCGTCCGCGGCACGGGAGTCGGCCTGCACATCGGCGAGGCGCTGTACAAGGCGGGCGACCCGGCCCAGGGCGCGCCCTGGCAGGACCCGGCCGAGCTGTCCCGGCACCTGGCTTACTGCAAGGACTTCCCCGAGGCGTCAGGGCACGTCTTCTTCTCCGCGAAGGAGGTGTCCGAGGACGCCGTCGGCGCCATGGACCGGGTGGTCGCCGACCACTACCGCGGGGTGCCGGGCTCCTCGTGA
- a CDS encoding DMT family transporter — protein sequence MREESSATTRSGIAVPAANPSSAPGPAPTSPARTSTAPAPAPATTTATATAAAPSPAARGGLVFAALGVVAFSLTFPGTVWALEGFGPWSVTTVRMVLAGLIAGGALAALRVPAPPRHTWPGLAVVAAGTVVGFPLLTTLALETSSTSHAAVVVGLLPLATAAYSALRTGHRPSRTFWAAALAGAAVVLAFALHDSGGGASLGDLYLAGALLICAAAYGEGGRLAREMPGWQVIGWALVGCLPAAAVGAAFALAAEPVTLNAHAVAGIVWVAAGSQFLGLLLWYRGLARTGVARASQIQLAQPLLTLVWSVLLLGEHLTPAAPAAAVGVLVCIAVTQRSRS from the coding sequence ATGAGAGAAGAGAGTAGCGCTACCACACGCTCGGGGATAGCGGTCCCCGCCGCGAACCCGTCCAGCGCCCCGGGCCCGGCCCCTACGAGCCCGGCCCGCACGTCCACCGCACCCGCACCCGCACCGGCGACCACGACAGCGACCGCTACCGCAGCCGCGCCTTCCCCGGCCGCCCGTGGCGGGCTCGTCTTCGCGGCGCTCGGCGTCGTCGCCTTCTCGCTCACCTTCCCCGGCACCGTCTGGGCCCTGGAGGGCTTCGGCCCCTGGTCCGTCACCACGGTCCGCATGGTGCTCGCCGGGCTCATCGCGGGCGGCGCGCTCGCCGCGCTCCGGGTGCCGGCGCCGCCACGCCACACCTGGCCGGGGCTGGCCGTCGTCGCCGCCGGTACGGTCGTGGGCTTCCCGCTGCTCACCACGCTCGCGCTGGAGACCTCGTCCACGTCGCACGCCGCCGTCGTCGTCGGCCTGCTACCGCTCGCCACCGCCGCGTACTCCGCGCTGCGCACGGGCCACCGCCCGTCCCGTACGTTCTGGGCCGCCGCGCTCGCGGGCGCAGCCGTCGTGCTGGCCTTCGCCCTGCACGACAGCGGCGGCGGCGCCTCGCTCGGCGACCTCTACCTCGCCGGTGCGCTGCTGATCTGCGCGGCCGCGTACGGCGAGGGCGGCCGGCTGGCCCGCGAGATGCCCGGCTGGCAGGTCATCGGCTGGGCGCTGGTGGGCTGTCTGCCGGCGGCCGCGGTGGGCGCCGCGTTCGCGCTCGCCGCCGAGCCGGTGACGCTCAACGCGCACGCGGTCGCGGGCATCGTGTGGGTGGCGGCCGGCTCGCAGTTCCTGGGGCTGCTGCTGTGGTACCGGGGCCTGGCCCGTACGGGCGTCGCCAGGGCCAGCCAGATACAGCTCGCGCAGCCGCTGCTCACACTCGTCTGGTCGGTGCTGCTGCTCGGCGAGCACCTCACGCCCGCCGCGCCGGCGGCCGCCGTGGGCGTGCTGGTGTGCATCGCGGTCACCCAGCGCAGCCGCTCCTGA
- a CDS encoding histidine phosphatase family protein, which yields MHLRVTLLTAGRSSSLLDVRFEDARPLDSAGWHEVQHAVPGLARLAAAQLRYCSPSRRCRETGDLLGLSPIAQPALRDCDMGRWRGRTLQEIAAREPRAVDTWLADPRSAPHGGESLLAFISRVGGWLDTRPMDGDDEWVVAVAEPSVVRAAVCYVLKSPPHSYWRIEAHPLTPLVITGRAGQWCLSVE from the coding sequence ATGCACCTTCGTGTGACGCTGCTCACCGCCGGCCGCAGCTCCTCGTTGCTCGACGTGCGGTTCGAGGACGCCCGGCCGCTGGACTCCGCCGGCTGGCACGAGGTGCAGCACGCGGTCCCCGGGCTGGCCCGGCTGGCCGCCGCGCAGCTGCGGTACTGCTCGCCGTCCCGGCGCTGCCGCGAGACCGGCGACCTGCTCGGGCTGTCCCCGATCGCCCAACCCGCCCTGCGCGACTGCGACATGGGCCGCTGGCGCGGCCGTACGCTCCAGGAGATCGCCGCCCGCGAGCCGCGCGCGGTCGACACCTGGCTCGCGGACCCGCGGTCCGCGCCGCACGGCGGCGAGTCGCTGCTGGCATTCATATCCCGCGTCGGCGGCTGGCTGGACACCCGGCCGATGGACGGCGACGACGAGTGGGTCGTCGCGGTCGCGGAGCCCTCGGTCGTACGGGCGGCGGTGTGCTACGTGCTCAAGTCGCCGCCGCACTCGTACTGGCGGATCGAGGCCCATCCGCTCACCCCGCTGGTGATCACGGGCCGCGCAGGCCAGTGGTGTCTCAGCGTGGAGTGA
- a CDS encoding MerR family transcriptional regulator — MGTSGTHTAGGGTMRISQLAARSGVPASTLRFYGSAGLLPAGRTPTGYRVYGEDALARLSFIGLAKRLGLPLNDISEVLAVWESGACAEVKAALRPRVAARIAVTGARAAELAALTGALHGVRDRLDALPDRAAEPCGPECGFGGAGAAEAADPAEAADPAPVPAPAPAEERWRTAPVACSLTSGGLDARAAEWREAVAGAVRRAVPDGVRLTLPAERAGTVAALAAAEQRCCPFFDFRLHLDGAALHLEVRAPAEAAGLLDGLFGGPEGGGTRGDA, encoded by the coding sequence ATGGGCACTTCAGGCACGCACACCGCGGGCGGCGGCACCATGCGGATCTCGCAGCTGGCCGCGCGCTCCGGCGTCCCCGCCAGCACCCTCCGGTTCTACGGGAGCGCCGGTCTGCTGCCCGCCGGGCGCACCCCCACCGGGTACCGGGTGTACGGCGAGGACGCGCTCGCGCGCCTGTCGTTCATCGGGCTGGCCAAGCGGCTCGGGCTGCCGCTGAACGACATATCCGAGGTGCTGGCCGTGTGGGAGTCGGGCGCGTGCGCGGAGGTGAAGGCCGCGCTGCGGCCGCGCGTCGCCGCCCGTATCGCGGTCACGGGAGCGCGCGCCGCCGAACTCGCCGCGCTCACGGGGGCGTTGCACGGCGTACGGGACCGGCTCGACGCGCTGCCCGACCGTGCGGCGGAGCCGTGCGGCCCGGAGTGCGGCTTCGGCGGGGCGGGCGCGGCGGAGGCCGCGGACCCGGCGGAGGCGGCAGACCCGGCTCCGGTTCCGGCTCCGGCTCCGGCCGAGGAGCGTTGGCGCACCGCCCCCGTGGCCTGCTCCCTCACCTCCGGCGGGCTGGACGCGCGCGCCGCCGAGTGGCGGGAGGCCGTGGCGGGTGCCGTACGGCGTGCGGTGCCGGACGGCGTACGGCTGACGCTGCCCGCCGAGCGCGCCGGTACGGTCGCCGCGCTGGCGGCGGCGGAGCAGCGGTGCTGCCCGTTCTTCGACTTCCGGCTCCATCTCGACGGCGCCGCGCTGCACTTGGAGGTACGGGCGCCGGCCGAGGCGGCCGGGCTGCTGGACGGCCTCTTCGGCGGTCCGGAGGGCGGCGGCACGCGGGGAGACGCGTAA
- a CDS encoding PLP-dependent aminotransferase family protein, producing the protein MQQRSSVADLAAALRGELERYSPGEKLPSSRTLVDRYHVSPVTVSGALAALAREGLVETRPGAGAYRAQSRRAAHAGGDTSWQEVALSAEASPDLVPRSVDAGGVLATLPEPPPGVIELNGGYLPAGLRPERALAAALARAGRRPGAWGRPPLEGMAELRAWFAHEISGGTGAVSASEVLITAGGQSALTTALRGLAPPGAAVLVESPTYPGMLGAARASGLRPVPVPVDRDGVRPELLARAFRASGARVFVCQPLFQNPTGTVLAADRRAAVLEAARAAGAFVVEDDFARRLAHSDAGPLSGTLRADDPDGVVVHINSLTKSTSPSLRVAALAARGPALERLRAIQIVDSFFVPRPLQEAALELVGAPAWARHLRTVAGELKVRRDAMLTALARELPALSAPYVSRGGYQVWLRLPDGTDEAALVAAALRAGVAVAAGRPYFAAEATAPYVRLSFAPAAGVAEIAEGVRRLRTAWDETAA; encoded by the coding sequence ATGCAACAGCGTAGCAGTGTGGCCGATCTTGCCGCAGCCCTCCGCGGCGAGCTGGAGCGCTACTCACCGGGTGAGAAGCTCCCGTCCAGCCGTACGCTCGTCGACCGCTACCACGTCAGCCCCGTCACCGTCTCCGGCGCGCTCGCCGCCCTCGCCCGCGAGGGCCTCGTCGAGACCCGGCCCGGCGCCGGGGCGTACCGGGCGCAGTCGCGCCGGGCGGCGCACGCCGGGGGCGACACCTCCTGGCAGGAGGTCGCGCTGAGCGCCGAGGCATCGCCCGATCTGGTGCCGCGGAGCGTCGACGCGGGCGGCGTCCTCGCCACCCTGCCCGAGCCGCCGCCCGGCGTGATCGAGCTGAACGGCGGCTATCTGCCGGCCGGTCTGCGGCCCGAACGTGCCCTCGCCGCCGCCCTGGCCCGCGCCGGCCGGCGGCCCGGTGCCTGGGGCCGGCCGCCGCTGGAGGGCATGGCCGAGCTGCGGGCCTGGTTCGCGCACGAGATCAGCGGCGGTACGGGCGCGGTCAGCGCGTCCGAGGTGCTGATCACGGCCGGCGGCCAGAGCGCCCTCACCACCGCCCTGCGCGGGCTCGCGCCGCCCGGCGCCGCCGTCCTCGTCGAGTCCCCCACGTACCCCGGCATGCTCGGCGCCGCCCGCGCCTCCGGGCTGCGCCCCGTGCCGGTTCCGGTGGACCGCGACGGCGTACGCCCCGAACTGCTCGCGCGGGCCTTCCGGGCCAGCGGGGCGCGGGTGTTCGTGTGCCAGCCCCTGTTCCAGAACCCCACCGGCACGGTCCTCGCCGCGGACCGGCGCGCCGCGGTGCTGGAAGCCGCGCGCGCGGCGGGCGCGTTCGTCGTCGAGGACGACTTCGCGCGGCGCCTCGCGCACTCCGACGCGGGTCCGCTGAGCGGCACCCTCCGCGCCGACGACCCGGACGGCGTGGTCGTGCACATCAACTCGCTGACCAAGTCGACGTCGCCCAGCCTGCGCGTCGCCGCCCTGGCGGCGCGCGGACCGGCGCTGGAACGGCTACGCGCCATCCAGATCGTCGACAGCTTCTTCGTCCCGCGCCCGCTCCAGGAGGCCGCGCTCGAGCTCGTCGGCGCGCCCGCCTGGGCCCGCCATCTGCGCACGGTCGCGGGCGAGTTGAAGGTGCGCAGGGACGCCATGCTCACCGCCCTGGCCCGCGAGCTGCCCGCGCTGTCCGCGCCGTACGTGTCCCGCGGCGGCTACCAGGTGTGGCTGCGGCTCCCCGACGGCACGGACGAGGCCGCGCTGGTCGCCGCGGCCCTGCGGGCGGGCGTCGCCGTCGCGGCGGGACGGCCGTACTTCGCCGCCGAGGCCACCGCCCCGTACGTACGGCTGAGCTTCGCGCCCGCAGCGGGTGTCGCGGAGATCGCCGAGGGCGTACGGCGGCTGCGCACGGCCTGGGACGAGACGGCGGCGTGA
- a CDS encoding DUF1918 domain-containing protein — translation MHANTGDRLLVHGRTVGQHDRVAEIVEVMGADGEPPYRVRFEDGHEAVMSPGPDSVVRGHEEPGTPR, via the coding sequence ATGCACGCCAACACGGGCGACCGGCTGCTGGTGCACGGCAGGACCGTGGGCCAGCACGACAGAGTCGCGGAAATCGTCGAGGTCATGGGTGCCGACGGCGAGCCGCCCTACCGGGTGCGGTTCGAGGACGGGCACGAGGCCGTGATGTCCCCCGGCCCCGACTCGGTGGTGCGGGGTCACGAGGAGCCCGGCACCCCGCGGTAG